The nucleotide window GGCACTGTCGCGGCGCAGGCGTTCCACCGGCATCAGCGTGTCGACGGTCTCGAACCACGCGGTGAGCGCGTCTCCGGACAGGTCGAAGCCCCGCGCCAGCGCCACCCGGTCGAAGCGGAACCAGCGCGTGCGCAGCTCCATCGCCACCCATGCGGCGAGCGAGCGCTTGCAGACCTGGCCCTCGGCCAGTGCGCTTTCCAGCCCCCAGGAATAGGCGAAGACGCCCGAGGGGAAGGCGCTGTCGGCAAGCTGCATCGCGCGGATGGTCGAAAGCGTCATTCCGCGTCCATGATCTCGAAATCGGCAAGGCCGCGCAGGTCCGTGAGCCGCGCCTCGTAGCGGTCGCGCGGGCCGTCGAGCACCACGTCCATCACGCCCGCGCCGAACACCACCTTCCAGTGCAGGTTGCCGCACCAGTGACCGAGCCGCAGGGCATCGTCGACGGTGGCGGGCTTCAGGCGCATCCGGGCCGCGCCGTCGATGCGGGCGATGATGGCGAGCCGTCCGTCGTGGAACAGCACCGCGCCGTCCGACAGTCCCTGCTCTCGCGGCAGCGCGATGGCGCAATCGCGACCGCGGTCGGTCGTCACCCGCATCCGCTTGCGCGCGGCGTCGGCCTCGGGGATCGAGACGGTCTCGAGCGCGCCCTCGTGTTCCAGCGCATGCAGCCGGTCGTGCCATTCGGCGTCGGCCGCGCGCCCCAGCACCGCTTCGAGCATCAGCGGCCCGTCCGGGATCTGGTCTTTCATCTGTCCGTCCTTGCGAAGGGGAAAAGCCCGCCCCCGGGTCATCAGGGGACGGGAAGGTCTCCGGGGAGGGAGCGTTACCAGCTGGTCCAGTCGCCCGATTTCTCGAAGGCGTCGCCCAGCGTGTAGAGGGTCTTTTCGTCCCACATCTTGCCCACGAGCATCATGCCGACCGGCAGGCCGTCGACCTTGCCGCAGGGCACCGAAAGCGCGGGATGATGGGTGATGTCGAAGGCCGAGGTGTTGTTGAGCATCTCGAAGGCGCGCTCGACGATTTCCTCGCGGCTGGCGTCGGGGCCGGGCAGCGGGGTGGCGGTCATCGGCACGGTCGGCATCAGGATCGCGTCGTAATCGGCCAGCACCGCGTCATAGGCGGCCTTGAGCGGCTTCGTGAGGTTGAACGCCTTGCCGAAGAAGCGCTTGCCGTATTCGTCGTCGCAATACTGCGCGAAGAGCATCGCGAGCTTCAGCGTCTCCGACAGCTCGTCGGCGCGCTCGCGCCAGCCGCGGTGGAAGTCCATGAAGCTGGTGACATACAGATCGGGGCGCGAGGTGCCGTAGCCATCGCCCAGCATCATGGTCTGGGTCAGACCCTGCAGGCCGATCGGTGCCCAGATCGCCGGGGCAAGCAGGTGCATCGGGAT belongs to Salipiger profundus and includes:
- a CDS encoding urease accessory protein UreE, giving the protein MKDQIPDGPLMLEAVLGRAADAEWHDRLHALEHEGALETVSIPEADAARKRMRVTTDRGRDCAIALPREQGLSDGAVLFHDGRLAIIARIDGAARMRLKPATVDDALRLGHWCGNLHWKVVFGAGVMDVVLDGPRDRYEARLTDLRGLADFEIMDAE